The following are encoded in a window of Clostridia bacterium genomic DNA:
- a CDS encoding nucleoside hydrolase: MEKYKIIIDTDIGDDIDDAFALAVALALPEYEILGITSVYRNVNMRSKIAKAELDYYGHGDIKVYCGEDYPIKEPLKMFPFERKGEDGKVIITHYQENMAGYNYEEKSAIDFLLESAKKHPNEIVLFAIGPLTNLARAYQQDSETFKKFKKIVIMGGIINQSFAEWNIKCDPEAADIVLKSGVDIQMVGLDITRKCVLKDETLKQILSFESKGNKLLASMMKIWIKNNNKNPILHDPLTIASFVRPFCEFSKHKVEVILDGDKRGYTVESQNGNEILYAENVDNNAFEQFILDTLKKAESNCC, translated from the coding sequence ATGGAAAAATACAAGATTATTATTGATACCGACATTGGTGACGACATTGATGATGCTTTTGCTTTGGCAGTAGCATTAGCTTTGCCTGAATATGAAATTTTAGGAATTACTTCTGTTTATAGAAATGTAAATATGCGTTCTAAAATTGCTAAGGCGGAGCTTGATTATTATGGACATGGGGATATAAAAGTTTATTGCGGCGAAGATTATCCCATAAAAGAACCTTTAAAGATGTTTCCTTTCGAACGAAAAGGAGAAGACGGTAAGGTAATTATTACGCATTATCAAGAAAATATGGCTGGTTATAATTATGAAGAAAAATCGGCTATAGACTTTTTGTTGGAAAGTGCAAAAAAACATCCAAATGAAATTGTTTTGTTTGCTATAGGTCCATTGACTAATCTTGCAAGAGCATATCAACAAGATAGTGAGACTTTTAAAAAGTTTAAGAAAATAGTTATAATGGGTGGCATTATTAATCAGTCTTTTGCCGAATGGAATATAAAATGCGATCCTGAAGCTGCCGATATCGTGCTCAAATCAGGGGTTGATATCCAAATGGTTGGTTTGGATATTACTCGTAAATGCGTCTTAAAAGATGAAACACTGAAACAGATTTTAAGTTTTGAAAGCAAAGGAAATAAGTTATTAGCTTCCATGATGAAGATATGGATAAAAAACAACAATAAAAATCCTATACTTCACGATCCATTGACAATAGCATCCTTTGTAAGACCTTTTTGTGAATTTTCAAAACATAAAGTTGAAGTCATTCTTGACGGAGACAAAAGAGGATATACCGTTGAATCTCAAAATGGCAACGAAATTTTATATGCTGAAAATGTAGATAACAATGCTTTTGAACAGTTTATTTTAGATACTCTAAAAAAGGCAGAATCAAATTGCTGTTAA